The Paenibacillus sp. FSL R7-0345 DNA segment CCTCGATTTCCTCCATGTCCTCATCGCAGATCTATCAGCAGGTGGAGAACGGGATTGTCGATGTCGGAATCGGTTATCTGATCGGGCAAAATCCGGGGATGACCACTTCGGTGCTGTATTACGACACCTTTGAGCTGGTAGTATCCCCAAGGCATCCGCTGGCCCAGATGAAAACGGCGGGGATCGAAGCGCTCGGCACTACGCCGCTCATTCTGCTCTCTCCAGATACGGTCGGCCGCAGATTTGTCGATGATGTCCTGGCCAGGCACGGTATTCAGCCTCAGGTCATCATGGAGCTGACGAGCAGCGAGGAAGTGAAGCGCATGGTTGAGCTTGATCTGGGCGCAGCCGTTATCTCCAAGCAATCCGTAACGGCCGAGGTCCGCAGCGGTACACTCAAGATTGTCCCGATCATTGAGCTTGAGGTTACCCATCCGGTAGGGGTCATTACCAAGTCAGGCAAATATGTCAACTCCGCCATGCGCCAGTTCCTCAGCGATTTGAAGGGCATGCCGGAGACCCAGTTCATCGGCTCGGAATAACCGGTATGATGTGCTGCTGACGTACACACACTATGGCCAAAGGAGATGTTCACGCATATGAAGTTCGACCTGCACACCCATCATTTCCGCTGCGGCCATGCCGACGGAACCATCAGGGATTATATAGAGGCGGGAATTGCCGCCGGTCTTAGCGTTATAGGCATTTCCGACCATACACCATACTTCGGCCACAAGGCCGAGCAGGCTTTCCCCCATATTGCCATGGCTAAATCGGAAATTGTGAATTATGTAGAGGAAGTGCTGTCCCTGCAAAAAGAATACGCCGGCAAAATCGATGTCCTGCTCGGCATTGAATCCGATTACTTCCCCGAACACGCCGAGCTGTACCGGGCTACGCTGGCTGCCTATCCCTTTGACTATGTAATCGGCTCCGTACATAGCGTGGGCGGTGACAGCATCTTTAACAAGAGCCGCTGGAAAAGGCTTAATCCGCAGCAGATGCAAGCCGTCAAAGCGGATTATTACCGGCTGATCGCCGATTCCGCCCGCAGCGGCATGTTCCAGATTCTCGGCCATATCGATGCGATGAAGGGCAACTATCCACAGTTCTGTGATATCCCGGCTGCCGCCGAGGTAGATGAAGCCTTACGCGTTATCGGTGAATGCGGAACCGCAATCGAGATCAATACCTCCGGCGGCACCAAGCTGTGCGGCGGCTGGTATCCGTCTGATGACATTCTCGAGCGTGCCCTGCACTTCGGTGTGGAAGTCAGCTTCGGTTCCGATGCGCACAAGCCTTCCCGGGTCGCCGACCAGCGGGATGCGGTAGAAGCACGTTTGAAGGACATTGGCTTTAAAGAGTGGGTATACTATAAGCAGCGTGAGCGGGTAACCGTACCTATTGAATAATTCTGAACAAAAAGCACCGCAGAGCAAAGGTCCCGGGAAGCATATCAGCTTACCGGTCTGACCTTTACCGCTGCGGTGCTCTGT contains these protein-coding regions:
- a CDS encoding LysR family transcriptional regulator; protein product: MNISQLETLITISKTMSFRKAGELLNLTQPAVSAQIKSLEEEFKTQLVDRNQPVTLTDRGKVFLSHAEQIVSIVEELKQRLADLEENPQGHIILGTTTSIAIQILPRILSYFQDQFPHIKTSISSMSSSQIYQQVENGIVDVGIGYLIGQNPGMTTSVLYYDTFELVVSPRHPLAQMKTAGIEALGTTPLILLSPDTVGRRFVDDVLARHGIQPQVIMELTSSEEVKRMVELDLGAAVISKQSVTAEVRSGTLKIVPIIELEVTHPVGVITKSGKYVNSAMRQFLSDLKGMPETQFIGSE
- a CDS encoding histidinol-phosphatase; its protein translation is MKFDLHTHHFRCGHADGTIRDYIEAGIAAGLSVIGISDHTPYFGHKAEQAFPHIAMAKSEIVNYVEEVLSLQKEYAGKIDVLLGIESDYFPEHAELYRATLAAYPFDYVIGSVHSVGGDSIFNKSRWKRLNPQQMQAVKADYYRLIADSARSGMFQILGHIDAMKGNYPQFCDIPAAAEVDEALRVIGECGTAIEINTSGGTKLCGGWYPSDDILERALHFGVEVSFGSDAHKPSRVADQRDAVEARLKDIGFKEWVYYKQRERVTVPIE